The proteins below are encoded in one region of Cucurbita pepo subsp. pepo cultivar mu-cu-16 chromosome LG10, ASM280686v2, whole genome shotgun sequence:
- the LOC111803335 gene encoding presenilin-like protein At1g08700 gives MESSVLETIGVEIIGVMSPVSICMLLVVLLVYSLSSADPLASAPIRTAANLVYLESPSDSAAQKLEGALLNALVFVILIAVVTFLLVVLYYYNFTNFLKNYMRFSAFFVLGSMGGSIFLSIIQHYSIPVDSITCLILLFNFTVVGVLAVFSGGIPIIMRQSYMVFLGIIVAAWFTKLPEWTTWSLLVALALYDLVAVLAPGGPLKLLVELASSRDEELPALVYEARPTVSRGPENRGGLGLLVAGVSDSGSIELQAPPDNNLNRTGNENRRNSDRPAADYQNFQNEEVERNGDEGERSPLVSYLRERQSSESGSSGYSTEVLTPDMRRHFGNRETEILIAEELSPLVELPPSRNQRETARAAHTEVMSRGIRLGLGDFVFYSVLVGRAAMYDLMTVYACYLAIISGLGCTLILLSVCHRALPALPISITLGVMFYFLTRLVMEPFVVGTATNLMMF, from the coding sequence ATGGAATCTAGCGTACTGGAGACGATCGGTGTCGAGATCATCGGTGTCATGTCTCCGGTTTCAATCTGTATGCTTCTCGTCGTTTTATTGGTCTATTCCCTATCTTCCGCTGACCCTCTCGCCTCCGCTCCGATTCGCACCGCCGCGAATCTCGTCTACCTCGAGAGCCCTTCCGATTCCGCTGCTCAGAAGCTAGAAGGTGCCCTTCTCAATGCTTTGGTCTTCGTCATTCTCATCGCTGTTGTTACTTTCCTTCTCGTTGTTCTTTATTACTACAACTTTACCAATTTCTTGAAGAATTACATGCGATTTTCTGCGTTTTTCGTGCTTGGTTCCATGGGAGGCTCCATCTTCTTGTCTATTATCCAACATTATTCTATACCGGTTGATTCGATTACTTGTTTGATTTTACTGTTCAACTTTACGGTGGTGGGAGTGCTCGCGGTTTTCTCAGGAGGAATCCCTATCATCATGAGGCAATCGTACATGGTGTTTTTGGGTATAATTGTGGCTGCTTGGTTCACGAAGCTGCCTGAGTGGACTACTTGGAGTTTGCTCGTAGCCTTGGCTCTGTATGATTTGGTGGCTGTTTTGGCACCTGGTGGACCTCTTAAGCTGCTGGTGGAGTTGGCCTCGAGCAGGGACGAAGAGCTTCCAGCTCTGGTTTATGAGGCTCGGCCTACAGTCTCGAGGGGTCCAGAGAATCGGGGGGGATTGGGACTGTTGGTTGCTGGAGTCTCAGATTCTGGATCAATAGAGCTTCAGGCACCTCCTGATAACAATTTGAACCGTACTGGGAATGAAAACCGACGTAATTCTGATCGCCCTGCTGCAGACTATCAGAATTTTCAGAATGAAGAGGTTGAAAGAAATGGAGATGAAGGGGAGAGGTCACCGTTAGTAAGTTACTTGCGAGAAAGACAATCATCAGAGAGCGGATCATCTGGTTATTCAACTGAAGTTCTTACTCCAGATATGCGTCGACACTTTGGCAACAGAGAAACTGAAATCCTTATAGCTGAGGAATTGTCTCCTCTGGTTGAATTGCCACCATCGCGAAACCAGAGAGAAACGGCAAGGGCTGCCCATACTGAGGTTATGAGTAGAGGTATTAGGCTTGGTCTTGGGGACTTCGTGTTCTACAGCGTCCTTGTGGGTAGAGCTGCAATGTATGATCTGATGACAGTCTATGCTTGTTATCTTGCTATCATCTCAGGACTTGGATGCACTCTCATTTTGCTATCCGTTTGCCATCGAGCTCTGCCTGCACTTCCCATATCCATCACTTTGGGTGTCATGTTTTACTTCTTGACTCGGTTAGTTATGGAGCCGTTTGTTGTAGGGACTGCCACAAATTTAATGATGTTCTGA